TTCTCGAAGACGTTGATACGCGCCGCCTCACTCGGCACCTGAGAACCGTGGGCGTGATGCGCGGCGTGATCGGGGCCGGCGACGCGCCCACCGACGACGCGCGCGCCGAGCTCGAGGCGTGCCCGTCCATGGAAGGCCTGGACCTGGCATCTCGCGTCACGACCCGCGAGCCGTATACCTGGGGCAATCCCGCCGCGTCCAACCACATCGTGGCGTACGACTACGGCATCAAACGGAACATCCTCCGCCTGTTCGAGGCGCATGATTGTCGGGTCACGGTGCTCCCCGCGGAGACGCCGGCCGAGATGGCGCTCGAACTCCAACCGGACGGGATCTTCCTCGCCAACGGGCCGGGCGATCCGGCGGCCGTGACCTACGCGCCCGCAACGGTTCGCAAGATCGCCGCGGCGGGCGTGCCGATCTTCGGGATCTGCCTCGGACATCAGATCCTGGCGCTGACGTTCGGCGCCAGGACCGAGAAGATGGCCTATGGCCACAGGGGCGGAAACCATCCGGTCAGGGCCGTGGCCACGGGACACGTCCTCATCACGTCCCAGAACCATGGGTTTGCGGTGGCGGGAGACGAACGGGGCATTCCTGGCGCGCCGGCGCTGGAGGTCACGCACGTCAATCTCAATGACGGGAGCATAGAGGGCTTGCGCCACAAGGAGTTACCGATTTTTGCGGTGCAATATCACCCCGAGGCGGCTCCAGGCCCCCATGACGCCAGGCCATTGTTCGACCAATTCATGGACGTGGTCCGCAATTCCGGCGTCTGAAAGCCCACAACCTCTTGACACACAACACTTAACGGCCATAAGTTCGGGGAGCGCTCAAGCCTCAGAGCGCCTGACCCCGAGGCTCTTCAATGACCAAAGCCGATCTGGTCGAGCATGTAACGGCGCAGATCGCCCGGACTGCCGGGCCGATGATCTCGAAGAAGGACTGCGCTCGCGTCGTCGACGCCTTTCTCGAAGCCATTAAAGACGCGCTGCACGATCAGAAAAACATCGAAGTCCGCGGGTTCGGCACCTTCAAGATTCGCCATCGCAAGACCCGGATGGCGCGCAATCCGCGCACCGGATCTCCCGTCGAAGTGTCCGCCCGCCCAGTGCCGGTGTTCAAGCCCTCCAAGGAGTTGCGCGCTCTGGTGGCCGATCTGGACATCGAGGACATCGAAGACGATACCGACTCGATCGAGGTCTCCAAGGCCTGACCCGATCCCGGGTTCCCTTACCGCCCCGGCGTCTGACGCCGGGGCGTTTTGTTTGGACAACTGCTGCCGAGCGCTCGCGGCCAAGCCGACACCGTGTCGTGCTTTCCTCCGGTCCCCTCTTCGCATAGCATTCGCCCCATGACCGTGCGCGTGCTGCTCTTCGCCTCCTATGCCGACGTTCTCGGTGGTCCGGAGATCCGGCTGGACCTCCCCGACGGATCCACCGTGCGCGAGCTGCTCGACGCCTTGCGACGCCGGCCCGGCGCGCACCGGCTTCCGCCGGCTCCCCTCGTGGCCGTGAACCAGCGCTACGCCGGCCTGGGCACCCCGGTCACGGCGGCCGATGAAGTGGCGATCATCCCTCCGGTGGCGGGGGGATGATGCGAGGCGCGATCGTGGACCGTCCGCTCGATCCCTCAGCGCTGCTCGCCGAAGCCTCGGACCCCGCCCATGGCGCGGCCGTGCTCTTCGTGGGCGCCGTGCGCGATACGAACGGTGGGCGCGGCGTTCGCGGCATCGAGTATACGGCGTACCGCGAGATGGCCGAGCGCGAGTTGGCCGACATCCTTCGCGAGACGGGCGCCCGGTTTCCCGGCGCGCGCGCGGTGGTGGAACACCGGTTGGGCACCCTGGGGCTGGGCGAGGCGAGCGTGGTGATCGCCGTGGGACACGCGCACCGCGGCGCGGCATACGACGCCTCGCGCCACGTGATCGAGGAGATCAAGCGCCGGCTTCCCATCTGGAAGCGCGAGCACTACGCCGACGGCACGCGGGAGTGGGTGCACGCCGGAACGGGCCTGGCGCAGCCCGCGGAGCAGGCGCGATGAGCGAGGCGCTGCGCGATCAGTTCGGCCGCAGCATCGAGTACCTGCGGATCTCGGTCACCGACCGGTGCAACTTCCGGTGCCTGTACTGCATGCCCGCCGAGGGACTGCAGTGGCTGCCCAAGACGGAGATCCTCTCGTACGAGGAGATCGCCGAGACGGTTCGACAGCTCGCGCCGCTCGGGCTGCGCCGGCTGCGCATCACCGGCGGCGAGCCCACGATTCGGCCCGACCTCGACCAACTCGTTCGGATGCTCAGGGCCGTGCCGGGCATCGAAGACATCGCGCTCTCCACCAACGGCGTGCGCCTGGGCGCGCTCGGCGCCCGGCTGCGCGAGGTGGGACTGGACCGCGTCAACATCAGCGCCGACAGTCTGCGTCCCGACCGGATCGCGGCCATCGCGCGGCGGAACCTCGGGTTCGATCCGGTGGCGGCGGCCACGGCGGCGCAGGACGCGGGGCTCGATCCCATCAAGATCAACGTCGTGGTCATGCGCGGCGTGAACGACGACGAGGTGGAGGATTTCGCGCGTCTCACGCTGGAGCATCCGTGGCACGTGCGATTCATCGAGCTGATGCCCGTGGGAGACATGCGCGACCTCACCTGGGAGCACGTGGTCCCGAGCGACGAGCTGCTGGTGCGCCTTCGCACGCTGGGCGAACTGGCGGCGGCTCCGGGGCCCGCGCGCGGCAATGGTCCGGCGGTGTACTACCGTCTGCCGGGCGCCGCCGGGTCGATCGGCGTCATCACGCCGATGTCGCACACGTATTGCGGCTCCTGCAACCGCGTCCGCCTCACCGCCGATGGGCGGTTGCGCACCTGCCTGTTCGGCGACCACGAAGTGGACCTGCGCACCCCGCTGCGCGCCGGCGAGCCATTGGAGCCGTTCTTCCGCCGGGCGCTGGCCGAGAAGCCCAAGGAGCACGCGTTGCTGCAGATGCAGATCGGCGGGCTCCGGGCGTTGTCGCAGGTCGGGGGTTAGCCAGGCCGGACGGCACGGCACGCGCCGCCATGGCGTCGCGCACGGGCGGCACGATGCAATGGGGACCTGCTGGGTCCCCTTCGTGCGTCGCGCGCGAGACCCCGATGCCGCGTGGCGCGCGTGCTCGGCGGTCCGCTCCCGGCACAACGGATCTGCCGGGAGCGTTGCTCGCACTCGGGCAGCGGAATACTTTTCTTTGGCTGTTCACTACTTCTTCTTCCGCGATGGACTCATGGTCAACAAGATCACGGTGGTCGGCGCAGGCAACGTCGGCGCGACGACCGCCCAACGCGTTGCAGAGAAGCAACTCGCCCGCACGGTCGTGATGGTGGACGTGGTCGAGGGCATTCCACAGGGCAAGGGTCTTGACCAGTGGGAGTCGGCTCCCATTGAAGGATTCGACACCCGTGTCATCGGCACCAACAACTACGACGATACCGCCGATTCGGACATCGTCATCATCACCGCCGGCATCGCCCGCAAGCCCGGGATGTCGCGCGACGATTTGCTGAACACCAACGCCGGCATCGTGAAGTCGGTGAGCGAACAGATCAAGAAGACGTCGCCCAATGCGATCATCATCGTCGTGTCCAATCCGCTCGACGTGATGTGCTACGTGGCCAAGGAAGTCACGGGCTTCCCGCGGCAGCGGGTGATCGGCATGGCGGGGGTGCTCGACACGGCGCGCTACCGCGCGTTCCTGGCCGAAGCGCTGGACATCTCGGTGCGCGACATCCAGGCGATGGTCCTCGGCGGCCACGGCGACACGATGGTACCGCTGATCTCGTACACCACGGTGAGCGGCATTCCGGTCACGCAGCTCATCGACCGCAGCAAGCTCGACGCGATCGTCGAGCGGACGCGCGCCGGCGGGGCCGAGATCGTGAAGTACCTCAAGACCGGTTCGGCGTACTACGCGCCGTCGTCGGGCGCCGTCCAGATGGCCGAAGCGATCGTGAATGACGAGAAGCGCATCCTGCCCTGCGCGGCGTGGCTCGAGGGCGAGTACGGCCAGAAGGGCATCTTCCTCGGCGTGCCCTGCAAGCTGGGACGCAAGGGCATCGAGCGCGTGCTCGAGGTGGAACTCACGTCGGAGGAGCGCGCGGCGTTGGCCAAGAGCGCCGACGCGGTACGCGAACCGATGAGCGCGGTCAAACTATGAGCGGATCACGCGATGCGGGAAGGCGGACCAACCGGTCCACTTCCCGCATCGCGCGTTCCGGCGTTCCCCACCCGAACTTCCGATCACGATGAGCTGGTTCGTCAATCTGTACCGGTCCACAATCGGGAAGAAGATCATCATGGCGGTCACGGGGCTGATCGGTATCGCCTTCGTGGTGCTGCACATGGTGGGCAACCTCCAGGTCTTCATCGGTCAGGACAAGTTCGACGCATACGCCGCGCTGCTCCACGGGCCGCTCGCCGAAGTGCTCTGGGTGGCTCGCGCCGTGCTCGTGGCCGCGGTGCTCCTCCACGTGCTGATGGCCTGGCAGCTCACGCAGCGGGCTCACGCCGCGCGGCCGGTGGACTACCGCATGCGCCAGGCGCAGGTCTCCACGCTGGCCTCGCGCACCATGCGGTGGGGCGGGGTGTTGCTGCTGGCATTCATCGTGTTCCACATCCTGCACTTCACGGTGGGGACGATCGACCCGGCGGGGGTGTTCCACACCACCGACGCCGCGGGGCGGCATGACATCTACGGCGACGTCGTGGCCAGCTTCCGCATCTGGTGGGTATCGGGGTTCTACCTCCTGTCGATGGCGTTCCTGGGGCTGCACCTGTTCCACGGCGCGTGGAGTTCGTTGCGCACCCTGGGCGTGGCGCGCCCGTCGGAGCATCCGCTGCATCGGCGCATCGCGGCCGCCGTGGCGATCGCGGTCTGGCTCGGCTTCACCCTCGTTCCGCTCGGCGTCATCGCCGGCATCGTGCACTAGCCATGGAACTCAAGTCGCGCACCCCCTCGGGACCGGTCGCCGAGGCGTGGGACAAGCACAAGTTCGACATGAAGCTCGTGAACCCCGCCAACAAGCGAAAGTACACGGTCATCGTGGTCGGCTCGGGGCTCGCCGGCGCCTCGGCCGCCGCTTCGATGAGCGAGCTGGGGTACAACGTCAAGAACTTCTGCTTCCAGGACTCGCCGCGGCGGGCCCACAGCATCGCCGCCCAGGGCGGCATCAACGCCGCCAAGAACTATCCCAACGACGGCGACAGCATCTGGCGCCTGTTCTACGACACGGTCAAGGGCGGCGACTTCCGGTCGCGCGAGTCCAACGTATACCGGCTGGCGCAGGTGAGCGTGCAGATCATCGACCAGTGCGTGGCGCAGGGCGTGCCGTTCGCGCGCGAGTATGGCGGGCTGCTCACCAACCGGTCGTTCGGCGGGGCGCAGGTCTCGCGCACGTTCTATGCGCGCGGGCAGACGGGGCAGCAACTGCTCCTGGGCGCGTATCAGGCGCTGGAAAAGGAGATCGCCAAGGGCGGCGTGACGATGTATCCGCGCACCGAGATGCTCGACGTGATCGTCGTCGACGGGCGGGCGCGGGGCATCGTGGTGCGCGACCTCGTCACGGGCAAGATCGAGAGCCACCTCGCCGACGCCGTGGTGCTGGGCACCGGCGGGTACGGCAACGTGTTCTTCCTGTCCACCAACGCCAAGGGGTCGAACGTGACCGCCGCCTGGCGCGCCTACAAGCGCGGGGCGGCGTTCGCCAACCCCTGTTACACGCAGATCCATCCCACCTGCATCCCGGTGAGCGGCGAGCACCAGTCCAAGCTCACGCTGATGAGCGAGTCGCTGCGCAACGACGGGCGCGTCTGGGTGCCCAAGAAGGCCGGCGACACGCGCGCGCCGGGCCAGATTCCCGAGGCGGAGCGCGACTATTATCTCGAACGGAAGTATCCGAGCTTCGGGAATCTGTCGCCGCGCGACATCTCGTCGCGCGCGGCCAAGGAAGTGTGCGACGAAGGGCGCGGCGTGGGGCCGGGCGGTCGAGGCGTCTACCTCGACTTCGCCGACGCCATCGCGCGGCTTGGCCAGGACCTGATCGCCGAGCGCTATGGCAATCTGTTCGAGATGTACGAACGGATCACCGGCGAGAATCCGTACAAGGTGCCGATGCGCATCTATCCCGCCGTCCACTACACCATGGGCGGGCTGTGGGTGGACTACAATCTGATGAGCACCATCCCCGGCCTCCACGTGATCGGCGAAGCGAACTTCTCCGACCACGGCGCCAACCGCCTCGGCGCAAGCGCGCTGATGCAGGGGCTTGCCGACGGGTATTTCGTCATCCCGCTCACGATCGGCGACTACCTGGGGTCCAACAAACTCGAGCCGATCACGCCCGATCATCCCGAGGTCCGCGCCGCCGAGACGGCCGTGACCGAGCGCACCAAGCGCCTGCTGTCGGTGAACGGGAAGCGCTCGGTCACCTCGTTCCACCGCGAGCTGGGCAAGCTCATGTGGGAGTACTGCGGCATGGCGCGCAGCGCCGACGGGCTCAAGCATGCGCTGGCCGAGATCCCCAAGCTCCGCGAGGAGTTCTGGCGCAACGTCACGGTGCCGGGCACGGGCGTGGAGTTGAATCAGTCGCTGGAGCATGCGGGGCGCGTGGCCGATTTCTTCGAACTCGCCGAGCTGATGTGCACCGACGCGCTCCACCGGGAAGAGTCGTGCGGCGGCCACTTTCGCGTGGAGCATCAGACGGCGGACGGCGAGGCCAAGCGCGACGACGAGCACTTCGCGTACGTGGCGGCCTGGGAGTACCAGGGCGACGGGAAGGCGCCGGCGCTCCACAAGGAACCGCTGGCATTCGACAACGTGCACCTGGCCACACGGAGCTATAAGTGAGACTCACCCTTCACGTATGGCGGCAGCCGGCGGCCAATGCCGGAGGGCGGTTCGAGCGATATGAAGCGCCCGACGTCAGCCCCGACATGTCGTTCCTCGAGATGCTCGACGTGGTGAACGAGGGACTCATCGCCCAGGGCCAGGTGCCGATCGCGTTCGATCACGACTGTCGCGAGGGGATCTGCGGCATGTGTGGCATGGTGGTGAACGGCGTGGCGCATGGGCCGATGAAGATGACCACTACCTGCCAGCTGCACATGCGGCATTTCAAGGACGGCGACGAGTTGTGGATCGAGCCGTGGCGGGCCCGGGCGTTCCACGTCGTGAAGGATCTGGTGGTGGATCGCAGCGCCTTCGACCGGATCATCCAGGCGGGAGGGTTCATCAGCGCGCCCACGGGCGCCGCCCAGGACGCGAACGCGATTCCGGTATCCAAGCAGGACGCCGATGAGGCGATGGACGCCGCGGCCTGCATCGGCTGCGGCGCCTGCGTGGCAGCGTGCCCCAACGGCTCGGCATCGCTGTTCACGGCCGCCAAGATCTCACATCTCGGGCTGTTGCCCCAGGGGCAGCCGGAGCGCTACCGGCGCGCCCTGCGGATGGTGGCGCAGATGGATCTCGAGAACTTCGGCGGGTGCACCCTGTTCGGCGAGTGCCAGGAAGCGTGTCCCAAGGGCATCAGCATCGACTTCATCGCGCGGATGAACCGCGACTATCTGGGCGCCGTGGTGACCGAGCGCCCGGAGAAGGCGGTGGGCGGCGCGGGCTGACGCGACGGATCAGAGCCGCGGCAGCGTCACCCCATGCTGCCCCTGGTACTTGCCCTTCTTGTCCTTGTAGGAGATCTCGGGCTCCTCTTCGCCCTTGAAGAAGAGCACCTGGGCGATCCCCTCATTGGCGTAGATCTTGGCGGGGAGCGGCGTGGTGTTCGAGATCTCCAGGGTCACGAATCCCTCCCATTCCGGCTCGAAGGGCGTGACGTTGGTGATGATGCCGCACCGGGCGTAGGTGGACTTGCCCACCGTCACCGTGAGGATGTTCCTCGGGATGCGGAAGTACTCCACCGAGCGGGCCAGGGCAAACGAGTTGGGCGGGACGATGCAGACGTCCCCCTCGAACTCCACGAAGCTCTTGGGATCGAAGTCCTTGGGATCCACGATCGAGTTCAGCACGTTCGTGAAGATCCGGAACTCCCGCGCCACGCGCATGTCGTAGCCGTACGAGCTGACGCCATAGGAGATGACGCCGGCGCGCACCTGGCGGTCTTCGAAGGGCTCGATCATCCCGTGTTCCTTGGCCATGCGGGTGATCCAGCGATCGGACATGATGCTCATGAGGGGCCCGAGAGAGGGTGGCGGTGGGGGCGGGGACGGCTGGCCGCGCGCCGGAATGTATCCACCCACGCCACACGCGCCAAGCGTGTCGGCGGGACGTGAGGAATCCGGTTGACCCCCGCCAACACGCTGGATAACTTTTCCGCGCTGGAGCTAGTGAAAGTTTTCACGAAGTCTGGAGCGCCATGGAACGCACGTATTTCCCCGTCCTGCTCCTGCTCGGCTTCGCCATCGTCAACGCGGTGGTGATGCTGGGGCTCTCCCATCTCACGCTGCGTCCGCGCCCGACGCCGGTCAAACAGGCCGCGTACGAATCCGGCATGCCGCCGCTGGGCGACGCCCGTGAGCGATTCTCGGTCAAGTTCTACATGGTCGCGGTGCTCTTCATCATCTTCGACATCGAGACCGTGTTCATGATTCCGTGGGGTGCGAACTTCCGCGAACTGTCGTGCGCGGTGCCCCTCGTGGGCGGCGCCTGTCCGGCAGGACAGATCTCGTTCTTCGGCCTCGGGGAGATGCTGGTGTTCATGGCCATTCTCCTCGTCGGTTTCCTCTACGTCTGGAAGAAGGGTGCCCTGCAATGGGACTGACCCCGCGCCCGGAGTCGACCGTGTCGTACAATCCGGCCTCACAGGAAGGCTGGGTGGCCACGAAGCTCGACTTTCTCGTCAACTGGGCCCGCGCCAGCTCGCTCTGGCCAATGCCGTTCGGCACCGCGTGCTGCGCCATCGAATTCATGGCCAGCGCCGCGAGCGACTTCGACCTCGCGCGGTTCGGCATGGAGCGGATGAGCTTCTCCCCGCGCCAGGCCGACGTGCTGATCTGCGCCGGCCGTGTGCCGTTCAAGCTGGCGCCCGTGCTGCGTCGCATCTGGCAGCAGATGCCGCAGCCCAAGTGGGCGATCTCCATGGGCGCCTGCGCGTCGTCGGGCGGGATGTTCGACAACTATGCGGTGGTGCAGGGCATCGACACCATCATTCCGGTGGACGTGTACGTCCCCGGGTGCCCGCCGCGGCCGGAAGGCCTGATCTACGGGATCATGCTCCTCCAGGAGAAGGTCAAGAAGGAGCGCGCGGCCGACAAGACGCTCCGCAACGAGATGGAGCCCGACCCCAAGAGCCAGCTCTACATCCCGCCGTCGCTGATCGACGAACTGTCGGAGCCGTTCGGGAATTCGGTCCACCAGACCCGGTCGGGCCTGTGAGCGCGCCGTTCACGCCCCTGGTGGCCGGCAGCGCCCTCGGCGCCGGCGCGCCGTCGCCCGCCACCCCGCACCATGTGGCGTTGGCCGGCGGCGACGCCAATCCGTCGGCCGCGGCGTTGCAGGCGCGCTTCGGTGACGCGGTGCGCCGCGTGCACGTGGTGCGCGGCGAGACCAACGTCGTCGTCGCCGACGCCTCCCTGCTCGACATCGTGCGCTGGCTGCACGACGATCCGTCGCAGCAGTACGAGTACCTCTCCGACGTGACGGCGGTGGAGTTCCGCGACCCCGAGCAGCCGATCGAGGTGGTGTGGCACCTGCGCTCCATCGTGTACCGGCGGTTCCTGCGGCTCAAGGTGGAGCTGACCCGGGGCGAACCGCTCGCCGTGTCCAGCGTCTGGGACGTGTACAAGGGAGCGGATTGGCTGGAGCGCGAGTGCTACGACATGTTCGGCATCGCGTTTCGCGGCCACCCCGATCTGCGCCGCATTCTGATGTGGGAGGGATACCGCGAAGGGTTCCCCCTCCGGAAGGACTTCCCGCTGCGGGGCCGGTTCAGCCGGTCGGAGCAGCTCCGGCAGGCGCTGGCGGCCAATCCCGAAGCCCGCTACTCGATGGAAGAGCTGTCGATCGCCGACGCGTTCGAGGACCTCCCGCAGGAAATGCGGCGCCGCCTGAGCGGCGGCGAGCAGGCGGGGGAATAGCGCGCCATGCCAACGACCAAGCGTACGGTGGAAGTCGAACTCTCGACCACGGGCCTCGATGCGCAGGGCCGTCCGGTGCGGGTGCCCCTGGTGACCGACGACCGGGGCAACGCCGTGGCCATGGAAGCGCCCGAGGCGATGGAGCCCGATCTCGCCGGCGAGCACATGCTCATCAACATCGGTCCGCAGCACCCGGCCACGCACGGCGTGCTCCGGCTGGTGCTCGAACTCGACGGCGAGACCGTGGTGCGTTGCATTCCGCACATCGGGTACCTGCACTGCGGCTTCGAGAAGATCGGCGAATATCGCCAGTACAATCAGATCATCCCGTGGACGGATCGCGAGGACTACCTCAACTCCCCGGGCAACAACGTCGCCTTCGTGCTCGGCGCCGAGCGGCTGTTCGGGATCGAGATCACGGAACGCTGCACGGTGCTCCGGGTGATCGCGATGGAGCTGTCGCGGATCATCTCGCACCTCGTCTGGTGGGGCACCACCTGCATCGACATCGGCGCGTTCACGCCGTTCCTCTGGCTGTTCCAGGAGCGCGAACGGGTGTACGAGTTGATCGAGATGTGGATCGGCGCCCGGCTCACGACGTCGCTGACCCGCGTCGGCGGCATGGGCGCCGACATCCCCGACGGCTTCATGGACAAGCTCACCGGCTTCGTGAAGAGCTTCCCCAAGACGATCGACGAAGCCGAGCGGATGCTGTCGAAGAACGCGGTGTGGGTGGGGCGCACGGTCGGCCTCGGGGCGATGTCGGCCGACGAGGCGATGAACTACGGCCTCTCGGGCCCGATGCTCCGGGCGTCCGGCGTGGCGTACGACGTCCGCCGCGACTTCCCGTATCTGGATTACGAGACGTACGACTTCGACGTGCCGGTGGGCACGAGCGGCGACGTGTACGACCGGTATCTGGTGCGCGTGGAAGAGCTGCGCCAGTCGGTGCGGATCCTCGAGCAGGCCATCCGGCGGCTGCCCGACGGCCCGGTGAACGTCGACGACCACCGCGTGATCCTGCCGCCCAAGAGCAAGGCCACGAGCGACATGGAGTCGATGATCCATCACTTCAAGCAGGTCATGGAAGGTCCGCGGCCGCCGGCCGGCGAGTGCTACGTGGCGGTGGAGAGTCCCAAGGGCGAGAAGGGCTACTACATGGTGTCCGACGGCACGTCGAAGCCGGTGCGCTGGCGCATCCGGCCTCCGTCGTTCGTGAATCTGTCCGCCATCCCGAAGATGGTGGAGGGCCACCTGCTGTCGGACGTGATCGCCATCAACGCGAGCATCGACATCGTCATGGGCGAGATCGACCGATGACGGCCCGCCTGCTCGAGCATACCTTCGAAGGAGATTCCGGCCGGTGAACGCGCAAGACATGGGCGGCGTGGACGCCCCCGCCGACGCATCGCACGGGCACCACGCGGAGCACTACCAGCCGGTGTTCGTCGGCGATCGGCGCCGGCAGCTCGACGAGCTGTTCACGCGCTACCCGACCAGGATGGCGGCGCTGCTGCCGGCCCTGTGGATGGTCCAGGAAGACCGCGGCTGGATCAGCGAAGAAGGGATGGCCGAGGTGGCCACCGTGCTGGAGCTCACCCCCGCATACGTGAAGGGCGTGGTGACCTTCTACACGATGTACCACCAGCACCCGGTGGGACGGCACTTCATCCAGGTCTGCACCACCTCGCCGTGCGCCGTGTGCGGGGCCGAGGACGTGCGCGACGCCTTCCTCCGCCATACGGGGTGCGAGGAGCTCGGCGTCACGTCGCAGGACGGACGGTTCACGGTGATCGAGGTCGAGTGCCTGGGCGCCTGCGGATTCGCGACGCCGGTGATGATCAACGAGCAATTCCTGGAATCGGTGACGCCCGAGAAGGTGCCCGAGATCCTCTCTGGTTTGAAATAATGGGATATCCGCACGCACCGCACGCTCGCGAGACGCTGCTGCTCTCCAAGTATTTCGGAGACCGGGAGGCGGTTTCGCTCGACGGCTGGAAGACGCGGGGGGGCTACACCGCGCTGCGCAAGGCGCTGGCCATGGAACCGGCAGAGATCGTCAACATCGTGAAGGAGTCGGGCCTGCGCGGGCGCGGCGGCGCCGGATTCCCCACGGGCGTGAAATGGTCGTTCATGAAGCCGGGGGACGGCAAGCCGCACTACCTGTGCTGCAACGCCGATGAATCGGAACCGGGCACGTTCAAGGACCGCGAGATCATGCGCTGGACGCCGCACGCCCTCATCGAGGGCTGCGCGATCGGCGCCTACGCGATCGGCGCCGAGACCTGCTACATCTACATCCGCGGCGAATTCACCGAGCCCATCGTCCGCATGGAAGCGGCGCTCGTCGAAGCGTACGCCGCCGGCATCCTCGGCAAGAACGCGATGGGCACCGGCAAGACGGTCAACGTCTACGTGCACAAGGGGGCGGGCGCCTACATCTGCGGTGAGGAGACGGCGCTCATGAACTCCATCGAGGGGCGGCGCGGCAATCCGCGCATCAAGCCGCCCTTCCCGGCGGTGTCGGGCGTGTTCGCGCAGCCGACCACGATCAACAACGTCGAGACGCTGGCCGCCATCCCCCACATCCTCAACCACGGCGGCGCGTGGTACAAGCAGTTCGGGCGCGCCGACAATCCCAAGAGCACGGGCA
Above is a genomic segment from Gemmatimonadaceae bacterium containing:
- the nuoF gene encoding NADH-quinone oxidoreductase subunit NuoF; the protein is MGYPHAPHARETLLLSKYFGDREAVSLDGWKTRGGYTALRKALAMEPAEIVNIVKESGLRGRGGAGFPTGVKWSFMKPGDGKPHYLCCNADESEPGTFKDREIMRWTPHALIEGCAIGAYAIGAETCYIYIRGEFTEPIVRMEAALVEAYAAGILGKNAMGTGKTVNVYVHKGAGAYICGEETALMNSIEGRRGNPRIKPPFPAVSGVFAQPTTINNVETLAAIPHILNHGGAWYKQFGRADNPKSTGTKLFSVCGNVQRPGNYEVTLGFPFKDFLYDLCGGPRPGRRFKAIIPGGISVPIQTVEEAEASLMDYEGFVDQGTMLGSGGVIVIDDAQNLVKQIARAARFFAHESCAQCTQCREGTAWTTRILDRIVAGDGTAEDLDTLLDIADNMTGKTICVLSDSCAVPVVSGIKKFRGDFEALIKKKTVHHVPAVV
- the ndhC gene encoding NADH-quinone oxidoreductase subunit A, whose amino-acid sequence is MERTYFPVLLLLGFAIVNAVVMLGLSHLTLRPRPTPVKQAAYESGMPPLGDARERFSVKFYMVAVLFIIFDIETVFMIPWGANFRELSCAVPLVGGACPAGQISFFGLGEMLVFMAILLVGFLYVWKKGALQWD
- a CDS encoding NADH-quinone oxidoreductase subunit C, whose product is MSAPFTPLVAGSALGAGAPSPATPHHVALAGGDANPSAAALQARFGDAVRRVHVVRGETNVVVADASLLDIVRWLHDDPSQQYEYLSDVTAVEFRDPEQPIEVVWHLRSIVYRRFLRLKVELTRGEPLAVSSVWDVYKGADWLERECYDMFGIAFRGHPDLRRILMWEGYREGFPLRKDFPLRGRFSRSEQLRQALAANPEARYSMEELSIADAFEDLPQEMRRRLSGGEQAGE
- the nuoB gene encoding NADH-quinone oxidoreductase subunit NuoB — its product is MSYNPASQEGWVATKLDFLVNWARASSLWPMPFGTACCAIEFMASAASDFDLARFGMERMSFSPRQADVLICAGRVPFKLAPVLRRIWQQMPQPKWAISMGACASSGGMFDNYAVVQGIDTIIPVDVYVPGCPPRPEGLIYGIMLLQEKVKKERAADKTLRNEMEPDPKSQLYIPPSLIDELSEPFGNSVHQTRSGL
- a CDS encoding NAD(P)H-dependent oxidoreductase subunit E — encoded protein: MNAQDMGGVDAPADASHGHHAEHYQPVFVGDRRRQLDELFTRYPTRMAALLPALWMVQEDRGWISEEGMAEVATVLELTPAYVKGVVTFYTMYHQHPVGRHFIQVCTTSPCAVCGAEDVRDAFLRHTGCEELGVTSQDGRFTVIEVECLGACGFATPVMINEQFLESVTPEKVPEILSGLK
- the nuoD gene encoding NADH dehydrogenase (quinone) subunit D encodes the protein MPTTKRTVEVELSTTGLDAQGRPVRVPLVTDDRGNAVAMEAPEAMEPDLAGEHMLINIGPQHPATHGVLRLVLELDGETVVRCIPHIGYLHCGFEKIGEYRQYNQIIPWTDREDYLNSPGNNVAFVLGAERLFGIEITERCTVLRVIAMELSRIISHLVWWGTTCIDIGAFTPFLWLFQERERVYELIEMWIGARLTTSLTRVGGMGADIPDGFMDKLTGFVKSFPKTIDEAERMLSKNAVWVGRTVGLGAMSADEAMNYGLSGPMLRASGVAYDVRRDFPYLDYETYDFDVPVGTSGDVYDRYLVRVEELRQSVRILEQAIRRLPDGPVNVDDHRVILPPKSKATSDMESMIHHFKQVMEGPRPPAGECYVAVESPKGEKGYYMVSDGTSKPVRWRIRPPSFVNLSAIPKMVEGHLLSDVIAINASIDIVMGEIDR